TTCGGTTCGCCGATGTGGCCCGGCAACGGCCCCTCGCCGACGCCGGCCCCGGCCGGTCCGGCGCCGAAGACCCCCGCACCGACCCCGACCCCCTCGCCCAGCAAGAGCGGCAGCGGCAAGCCCCGCTCGACCAAGTCGGAGTCCGGGTCGGTCGCCCCGGTGCCGTCGGGCAAGGGCAGCACCGCCGGTACCGGTTCCGGCGGAAGCGCCGGCGCGGGCGGGACCGCGCCCAGGCCGGCCAGCAGCAGCAGTTCGAGCGGGCTGCTGGGCGGGGTGCTCGGCGCTCCGCTGCTGGTCGGGATGGGCTCGGGCTCGGGCTCGGGCCCGGCCGGGGTGGACGCCTGAGCTGAACACGCGGAAGCGCGGTGGGCCGGTTGGTACGGTCCACCGCGCTTCTGGTTTTCCTTCGTCAGGATGCCGTCGCCGCCAGCTCCTTGGCCGCCTCGGTGAGGTCCTTCGCGGTGTCGATCGCCCGCCAGTAGCACCCCTGCGGCAGCTGGTAGCCCGCCAGCCGCTTGCTGCGGGCGAGTTGGGGGAAAGTGGTGCGCTCGTGGTCGCCGACGTCCGGCAGCAGCTCCTGGAAGCCCGGCGCGAAGACGTACAGCCCGGCGTTGATCAGGAAGGGCGAGGGCGGCGCCTCGATGAAGTCCAGCACGTTGCCGAACTGGTCGGTCTCCACCGCGCCCCACGGGATCCGCGGCCGGGCCAGCGCGAGCGTCGCGACGGCGTCCCGCTCGTGGTGGAAGGCGGCCATGTCGCGCAGGCTGAACCTGGTCCAGATGTCGCCGTTGGTGGCGTACCAGGGTTCGGCGGGCCGGGGGAGCGCCTTGGCCGCGTGCTTCAGGCCGCCGCCGCGGCCGAGCGGGACGGTCTCCACCACGGTGCTGACGGCGAGCGGCAGGTCGGCCTGGTCGAGCCACTCCTGGAGCACCTCGGCGAGGTGCCCGCAGGAGATCACCACATCGGTCACCCCCTCGGCGGCGAGCCAGCCGAGCTGGTGGCCGAGGATGGGCATCCCGGTACCCGGGATCTCGACCAGCGGCTTGGGCCGGTCGTCGGTGTACGGGCGCAGCCGCGAACCCTGCCCGCCCGCCAGGATGACGGCCTGGGTCACGGCGGGGGAGTGCGGGTGCGATGCGGTCGAGTCAGCGGTCATGACAGCACTCTAGGGCGGCCGGCGTGACCGTACGGGCCGCGGGCCGCGCGGCCCGCGGTGGGGCTTAGCCGACCACGCCCGCCGCGAACGAGCCGTCGCAGACCGGGCGGGCGAACGAGCGGGCCCGCTGCGCGTCGCCCTGGTACTTGCGCACGGCGGCCTTGCCGAGGTCGGCGG
This genomic interval from Kitasatospora gansuensis contains the following:
- a CDS encoding nucleotidyltransferase family protein translates to MTADSTASHPHSPAVTQAVILAGGQGSRLRPYTDDRPKPLVEIPGTGMPILGHQLGWLAAEGVTDVVISCGHLAEVLQEWLDQADLPLAVSTVVETVPLGRGGGLKHAAKALPRPAEPWYATNGDIWTRFSLRDMAAFHHERDAVATLALARPRIPWGAVETDQFGNVLDFIEAPPSPFLINAGLYVFAPGFQELLPDVGDHERTTFPQLARSKRLAGYQLPQGCYWRAIDTAKDLTEAAKELAATAS